The following coding sequences are from one Candidatus Endomicrobium procryptotermitis window:
- a CDS encoding recombination regulator RecX, which yields MLIKKIERVKGRKNIFKIFSENEKSFLLSADAIVKFELKEGKILTEVEFKEILSFDKSGSVIADALLLVGKHPYGSKSLYDKLIIKGHDPRNAQAAVDRLKKLNYLNDAKFAADYVQYLKNKGKGEFVLRHELERHLADKNIIDNILKTLREAEEPHERIIGIIRKNFKKLDFKDKNEVRKAAAFFLRRGFSSENIAKALREYKGVNLDEN from the coding sequence AAATATATTTAAAATCTTTTCGGAAAACGAAAAAAGCTTTTTGCTTTCTGCGGATGCCATAGTAAAGTTCGAGTTAAAAGAAGGAAAAATTTTAACTGAAGTGGAATTTAAAGAAATATTATCTTTTGACAAATCTGGCAGTGTCATTGCCGACGCTCTTTTGCTTGTCGGAAAACATCCTTACGGTTCAAAAAGTTTATACGATAAGCTTATTATAAAAGGACACGATCCACGCAATGCGCAGGCGGCAGTCGATAGGCTTAAAAAACTTAACTATTTAAACGACGCCAAATTTGCCGCCGATTATGTGCAGTATCTTAAAAACAAGGGAAAAGGCGAATTTGTTTTGCGGCACGAACTTGAAAGACATCTGGCAGATAAAAATATTATAGACAATATATTGAAAACTCTTAGAGAGGCAGAAGAGCCTCATGAACGGATTATTGGAATAATTAGAAAAAATTTCAAAAAATTAGACTTCAAAGATAAAAATGAAGTGAGAAAAGCCGCAGCCTTTTTTTTAAGAAGAGGTTTTTCTTCAGAAAATATAGCAAAAGCTCTGAGAGAGTATAAAGGAGTAAATTTGGATGAAAATTAA
- the purH gene encoding bifunctional phosphoribosylaminoimidazolecarboxamide formyltransferase/IMP cyclohydrolase — protein sequence MATALLSVYDKTGLTDFAKELRTLGWKIISSGGTAKMLTDNKIECAEISEITGFPEILDGRVKTLNPKIHGGILAVRDKKDHIEQLEKLGINKIDIVAVSLYPFEKMMNEIPKPEDKKIAQEIIENIDIGGVALLRAAAKNYRDVIVICGVEDYKTVIDSLKNNSVSEEFKLTLAAKAFRHTAYYDSLISNYLTYEKFPSHTSIPLNKLSSLRYGENPHQEAVLYGNGNGQNKPIVISAKQLHGKELSYNNYLDLETAWRLVHEFSDPACAIIKHNNPCGCAEGTDLKDAYLKALSCDPVSAFGGIIAFNKAVGEDTACEIAKLFVECIIAPDYSQGALDIFMQKKNIRLLRQAIPYEEEKNTIEYRMMSYGMLVQDRDNRIFSEMKEMSTRKPTKEENDALDFAWKVCKHVKSNAIILVRGRQTVGIGAGQMSRIDSLQIALKKMKEAAIAINEKAYSLVLASDAFFPFPDVVETSAKAGVTAIIQPGGSIKDQESINAANVNGIAMVATGMRHFKH from the coding sequence ATGGCTACGGCTCTTTTAAGCGTGTATGACAAAACCGGATTAACGGATTTTGCAAAAGAATTAAGAACACTCGGCTGGAAAATAATTTCCAGCGGGGGAACGGCAAAAATGCTTACAGACAATAAAATTGAATGTGCGGAGATTTCGGAAATTACGGGTTTTCCTGAAATTCTTGACGGAAGAGTAAAAACACTTAACCCTAAAATACATGGAGGAATTCTTGCGGTAAGAGATAAAAAAGATCATATTGAACAACTTGAAAAACTCGGCATAAATAAAATAGATATTGTCGCTGTAAGCCTCTATCCGTTTGAAAAAATGATGAACGAAATTCCAAAACCTGAAGATAAAAAAATAGCTCAAGAAATAATCGAAAATATCGATATAGGCGGCGTTGCACTTTTGAGAGCGGCCGCTAAAAATTATAGAGACGTTATAGTTATTTGCGGCGTTGAAGATTATAAAACAGTAATAGACAGCTTGAAAAATAATTCCGTAAGCGAAGAATTCAAACTTACGCTTGCGGCAAAAGCTTTCAGGCATACGGCTTATTATGATTCACTTATTTCGAATTATCTTACTTATGAAAAATTCCCTTCTCACACTTCAATCCCACTCAATAAACTTTCCAGCTTAAGATATGGCGAAAATCCGCATCAGGAAGCCGTTTTGTACGGAAATGGAAACGGACAAAACAAACCGATCGTAATTTCGGCAAAACAACTGCATGGAAAAGAGCTTTCATACAATAATTATCTCGATTTGGAAACGGCATGGAGGCTGGTACACGAATTTTCCGACCCTGCATGTGCTATCATAAAACACAACAACCCCTGTGGCTGTGCTGAAGGAACCGATTTAAAAGATGCTTATTTGAAGGCATTGTCATGCGATCCCGTCAGTGCTTTCGGTGGAATAATAGCTTTTAATAAAGCGGTTGGAGAAGATACTGCATGCGAAATCGCCAAACTGTTCGTAGAATGTATAATAGCTCCAGATTATTCTCAAGGCGCTTTAGATATTTTTATGCAAAAGAAAAATATAAGACTTTTAAGACAGGCAATACCTTATGAGGAAGAAAAGAATACTATAGAATACAGAATGATGTCTTACGGCATGCTTGTTCAGGACCGCGATAATCGCATTTTTTCGGAAATGAAAGAAATGAGCACGCGCAAACCGACAAAAGAAGAAAACGATGCGCTTGATTTTGCATGGAAGGTATGCAAGCACGTTAAGTCGAATGCAATTATTCTGGTAAGAGGAAGGCAAACCGTAGGCATAGGCGCTGGACAAATGAGCAGAATAGATTCGTTGCAGATAGCTCTTAAAAAAATGAAAGAAGCCGCAATAGCCATTAATGAAAAAGCTTATAGCCTTGTTTTAGCTTCAGACGCTTTTTTTCCATTTCCTGACGTGGTTGAAACTTCGGCAAAAGCAGGTGTTACTGCAATAATACAGCCTGGTGGCTCGATAAAAGACCAAGAGTCGATAAACGCAGCAAACGTAAACGGAATAGCCATGGTCGCCACCGGAATGAGACACTTTAAACATTGA